One part of the Gadus macrocephalus chromosome 8, ASM3116895v1 genome encodes these proteins:
- the LOC132462491 gene encoding tripartite motif-containing protein 16-like, which translates to MARLKSLAERDVYCCSICLDQLREPVTIPCGHSYCLGCIRDYWSHDRRFFSCPQCRKIFTLRPALEKNTVLAELIENTEAAANSRPDPDPDPDPDSDPCSAGPGEVGCDICTLVKMRAIKTCLVCMVSYCEEHVLSHYQVAGLKRHKLVEPTTELQDNICPRHDEVMRIYCRRDRVSICNLCAVDEHRGHETITAEAERLERQKDLIGHQRVVQARIQKVEEDVVVLQEEIDSINHSANVALRDIDELFAEMIRPLESQRADIKEKIRTKEKVAVSRLHDLQRNLEQENSVMRRSIDDLDALFQSHSDIHFLKECPQDLFLKKYTGLPSRGPDPMQYLKNVTLALAKMRNKLKVFVKDEAPPVSRAVAEVDVLPSQQAEPKSRSDFLQYSCELSFDPKTKTKFLTLSEDDRKVMSEGNKKVKFVGSRAVRPKKNKAGKQSPLVWAVEQCLSKESLTGRQYWEVSWTTRYVSIAMGYKDSSWNDQGADDKSWALIVCPTAVEFKHNDVITLLPGPHPSRVGVYLDYRAGTLRFYCSDTMTLLHKVQTIFTQPLFAGVTLDAQSGATAEFCYPRLA; encoded by the coding sequence ATGGCGAGACTCAAATCCCTCGCGGAGCGGGACGTCTACTgctgttccatctgtctggatcaGCTGCGCGAGCCGGTGACCATACCCTGTGGACACAGCTACTGCCTGGGCTGCATCAGAGACTATTGGAGCCACGACAGGAGGTTCTTCAGCTGTCCCCAGTGCAGGAAGATCTTCACGTTGAGACCGGCTCTGGAGAAGAACACCGTTCTAGCGGAGCTCATTGAAAACACGGAGGCAGCAGCCAACAGCCGGccagaccctgaccctgaccctgacccggACTCTGACCCCTGCTCTGCTGGACCCGGAGAAGTGGGCTGTGACATCTGCACCCTGGTGAAGATGAGGGCCATCAAGACCTGTCTGGTTTGCATGGTGTCCTACTGTGAGGAGCACGTCCTGAGTCACTATCAAGTGGCCGGGCTGAAGAGACACAAGCTGGTGGAACCGACAACCGAACTCCAGGACAACATCTGCCCCCGTCACGACGAGGTCATGAGGATCTACTGCCGCCGAGACCGGGTCAGTATCTGTAACCTGTGTGCTGTGGACGAGCACCGAGGCCATGAGACGATCACAGCCGAGGCCGAGAGACTCGAGAGGCAGAAGGATCTCATCGGGCACCAGAGAGTCGTGCAGGCAAGGATCCAGAAGGTGGAGGAAGATGTTGTGGTTCTTCAGGAGGAGATTGACTCTATCAATCACTCTGCTAACGTAGCATTGAGAGATATCGACGAGCTCTTTGCTGAGATGATCCGTCCCCTTGAGAGCCAGAGGGCCGACATTAAAGAGAAGATCAGGACCAAGGAGAAGGTGGCGGTGAGCCGGCTCCACGACCTGCAGCGTAACCTGGAGCAGGAGAACTCCGTGATGAGGAGGAGCATCGATGACCTGGATGCTCTCTTCCAGAGCCACAGTGACATTCACTTCCTGAAAGAATGCCCTCAGGACTTGTTTCTCAAGAAGTACACAGGCCTGCCCTCGAGAGGCCCTGATCCCATGCAGTACTTGAAGAACGTGACCTTAGCTTTGGCCAAGATGAGGAATAAACTAAAGGTGTTTGTAAAAGACGAAGCCCCTCCTGTTTCACGAGCCGTGGCCGAAGTGGACGTCCTGCCTTCACAGCAGGCTGAGCCCAAGTCCAGGAGTGACTTCTTACAATACTCATGTGAACTGAGCTTCGACCCAAAGACAAAAACCAAATTCTTGACTCTGTCCGAGGATGACCGAAAGGTGATGTCTGAGGGGAACAAAAAGGTCAAGTTTGTGGGTTCCAGAGCGGTGAGGCCGAAGAAGAACAAAGCAGGAAAGCAAAGCCCGCTGGTCTGGGCGGTGGAGCAGTGTCTGAGTAAAGAGTCTCTGACTGGGAGGCAGTACTGGGAGGTCAGCTGGACCACGCGCTACGTCTCCATCGCCATGGGTTACAAGGACAGCTCGTGGAACGACCAGGGCGCCGACGACAAGTCCTGGGCTCTGATCGTCTGCCCCACCGCCGTTGAATTCAAACACAACGACGTCATCACCCTGCTCCCCGGCCCGCACCCCTCCAGGGTGGGGGTGTACCTGGACTACAGGGCGGGCACCCTGCGGTTCTACTGCTCCGATACCATGACCCTGCTGCACAAAGTGCAGACCATCTTCACCCAGCCGCTGTTCGCTGGCGTCACGCTGGACGCTCAGAGCGGGGCGACGGCAGAGTTCTGCTATCCTCGCTTAGCTTAG
- the myo10 gene encoding unconventional myosin-X, which produces MDNFFTEGARVWLKEDDQYLPSTVSTCSGGVVVIVSDYGQVYTYKQNALSRQKVQAMHPSSIQGVEDMATLDDLHDGAIMHNLHLRYQHRKIYTYIGSILAAVNPYQPVPELYGPSAVERYSRQHLGAMEPHIYAVANECYRALWRRGHSQCVLISGESGAGKTESTKLILRFLSAMSQTSLEASSRDRTTPDRTAPDRTAPDRTAPDRTAPDRTAPDRTAPDRTAPDRTAPDRTAPDRTAPDRTPSLEVCSRDRTPRVEEALLESSPIMEAFGNAKTIHNNNSSRFGKLVQLHFSQRGNIQGGRIVDYLLEKNRVVRQNPGERNYHIFYALLAGTHTPQREALGLTHADHYYYLKQSGCVDDKTINDTHTFKEVMNAMRTTQFSEEHIGDILRLLAGVLHAGNIEFMTAGGAQVSSPAALSRTSDLLGLNPEQLSEVLTHRSMILRGEEICTPLTVEQAVDSRDSMAMALYSQCFAWIIRRLNARIRGNDDFLSVSILDIFGFENFEVNRFEQFNINYANEKLQEYFNKHIFSLEQLEYNREGLVWQDINWMDNGECLDLIEKKLGLLALINEESHFPKATDGTLLEKLHSQHSKNSFYVKPRVAVHYFGVKHYAGEVVYDVRGMLEKNRDTFRDDVLNLLRESRLDFVYDLFEHVCSRSGGDTLKTSVKHRRPTVSSQFKNSLHSLMASLSSSHPFFVRCIKPNTHKMPEQFNAVVVLNQLRYSGMLETVKIRQHGFPIRRPFQDFCCRYKVLMRGVALAEDPRGRCLELLQTYDSSSSQWQLGKTKVFLRESLEHRLEKEREEEVLRAAMIIQAHVLGFIARKQYRKQLQCIVVIQKNYRAFFWRRRFLLLRQAALTFQRLVRGRRARRLCSLLLEERRSREEEEERRRSEERREMERERQRLETELLAKQAEAARALEEARCEEALGVEPGSPLVPGSVEEEEAPAAAPDGIRPQEVSKVEEILRLEREIQALQRQKERQELSLTEASLCRLHLLRDQELRRLEDDACKAAQQFLDSLNFDEIDECVRNIESSLGSGGEAAVAAAPAKGGGDEGEQEEEEEEEVDEGFGADDDKDSPNPSEHGHSDGQRTSGIRTSDDSSEEDPYANDGIAPPPGPLHPGGGALPPPPPPPPPIACHSVSSSGDSAYCHPQASSEAPSEVELIPPDEDSDYDQDDYDQDALGSSAGRPGSHPRSGQWSPDYQGSLGTYSSSAAYRFSSEGPQSSLEDSEEDFDRFETDEELSYRRDSVYSCVTLPYFHSFLFIKGGLMNTWRRRWCVLKDETFLWFRAKQEALKQGWLHKKGGGSSTLSRRNWKRRWFVLRQSKLMYFENDGEDKMKGMLDMHAAKEVVDNTGKENGLDIVMADRTYHLIAETAEDASQWFSVLSQVQGSTEQEIREMHDEQANPQNAVGTLDVGMIDSVCASDNPERSNSFVMITANRVLQCQADTPEEMHHWITLLQRCKGDTRVHGQEFIIRGWLQKELKNSSRAALKLKKRWFLLTHNSLDYYKSSERQALKLGTLVLNSLCSVVQPDDKVFKETGYWNVTVFGRRHSYRLYTKLLTEASRWAGAIQTVIDSKAPIDTPTQQLIHDIKENCLNSEVVEQIYKRNPILRHSHHPLHSPLLPLPYGDIHLSSLRTKGPTTLQDEALKVFASLQHLEGVADPLPVIQGVLRTGQELRPLRDELYCQLVKQTARPSHPGGPGNLCSWRILACMACTFLPSRGVLRYLKFHLKRTKELSPNSEMERYASFALDSLKKTRTREHVPAQEEIRAIVARQEMTTMVHCHGGGSCKITINSHTTAGEVVKKLTWGLAMEGSRNMFALFEHNDSVDKAIEGRAVVADVLAKFEKLSAGQDPQATGWRFYFKLYCFLDTDGVPRDSVEFAFMFEQAHEAVIRGRYPAPEETLQFLAALRLQYLLGDHGSPAPLPDMAQVFPVARLRARVQNSAKTFAPGAGSASERSSSGSGERKRSSFLEGTLRRSFRSGSLSRQKLLEEENSLEAWLREETAAVHASVLDKWRRLVGMNQEQAMGKYMALVKEWAGYGSTLFNVESTDEAFPSELWLGVSRQAVSLYKRGEPWPLEVFPYEQILSFGAPLPNAYKIAVEGRELLFETPLVMDIAKLMKAYISMMVMKRHSNPQSLSSHGSQSSAW; this is translated from the exons CGGGGAGAGCGGAGCCGGGAAGACGGAGAGCACCAAGCTGATCCTCCGCTTCCTGTCGGCCATGAGCCAGACCTCCCTGGAGGCCTCCTCCAGAGACAGGACCACCCCAGACCGGACCGCCCCAGACAGGACCGCCCCAGACAGGACCGCCCCAGACAGGACCGCCCCAGACCGGACCGCCCCAGACAGGACCGCCCCAGACAGGACCGCCCCAGACAGGACCGCCCCAGACAGGACCGCCCCAGACAGGACCGCCCCAGACAGGACCCCCTCCCTGGAGGTCTGCTCCAGAGACCGGACCCCCCGAGTGGAGGAGGCCCTGCTGGAGAGCAG TCCCATCATGGAGGCGTTCGGGAACGCCAAGAcgatccacaacaacaactcctcCCGCTTCGGGAAGCTGGTCCAGCTGCACTTCAGCCAGCGGGGGAACATCCAGGGGGGCCGCATCGTGGACT ACCTGTTAGAAAAG AATCGGGTTGTGCGTCAGAACCCTGGAGAGAGGAACTACCACATCTTCTATGCCCTGCTGGCCGGGACACACACCCCAcagagag AGGCCCTAGGTCTGACCCATGCAGACCACTACTACTATCTGAAGCAGTCCGGTTGTGTGGACGACAAGACCatcaacgacacacacaccttcaaggAGGTCatg AATGCAATGCGCACGACGCAGTTCTCGGAGGAGCACATCGGGGACATCCTGCGCCTCCTGGCGGGGGTCCTCCACGCGGGGAACATCGAGTTCATGACCGCAGGAGGTGCTCAGGTCTCCTCCCCCGCAG CTCTCAGCAGAACGTCGGACCTCCTGGGTCTGAACCCGGAGCAGCTGTCGGAGGTCCTGACCCATCGCTCCATGATCCTCCGAGGAGAGGAGATCTGCACCCCGCTCACCGTGGAGCAG GCGGTCGACTCCCGGGACTCGATGGCGATGGCGCTGTACTCCCAGTGCTTCGCCTGGATCATCCGCCGCCTCAACGCTCGTATCCGCGGCAACGACGACTTCCTGTCCGTCAGCATCCTGGACATCTTCGGCTTCGAGAACTTCGAG GTGAACCGCTTCGAGCAGTTCAACATCAACTACGCCAACGAAAAGCTGCAGGAGTACTTCAACAAGCACATCTtctccctggagcagctggagtATAACAG GGAAGGCCTGGTGTGGCAGGACATCAACTGGATGGACAACGGAGAATGTCTGGACCTCATCGAGAAG AAACTGGGCCTGCTGGCTTTGATCAACGAGGAGAGCCACTTCCCCAAGGCCACCGACGGCACTCTGCTGGAGAAGCTCCACAGCCAGCACTCG AAAAACTCGTTCTACGTGAAGCCGCGTGTGGCGGTCCACTACTTCGGAGTCAAGCACTACGCCGGAGAG GTAGTGTACGACGTTCGGGGCATGCTGGAGAAGAACAGAGACACGTTCCGCGATGATGTCCTCAACCTGTTGAGAGAGAGCCG ATTGGACTTTGTGTACGACCTGTTTGAGCACGTGTGTAGCCGCAGTGGGGGGGACACCCTGAAGACCAGCGTCAAGCACCGCCGGCCCACTGTCAGCTCCCAGTTCAAG aaCTCCCTCCACTCTCTGATGGCGTCGCTAAGCTCCTCTCATCCCTTCTTCGTCCGCTGcatcaaaccaaacacacacaag atGCCCGAGCAGTTCAacgcggtggtggtgctgaacCAGCTCCGCTACTCTGGGATGCTGGAGACGGTGAAGATCCGGCAGCACGGCTTCCCGATCCGGAGGCCCTTCCAGGACTTCTGCTGCAG GTACAAGGTGCTAATGAGGGGTGTGGCCCTGGCCGAGGACCCCAGGGGGCGGTGCCTTGAGCTGCTCCAGACCtacgacagcagcagcagccaatgGCAGCTTGGCAAAACCAAG GTGTTCCTCAGAGAGTCTCTGGAGCATCGCCTGGAGAAGGAGCGCGAGGAGGAGGTTCTGCGGGCGGCCATGATCATCCAGGCCCATGTACTGGGCTTCATCGCCAG GAAACAATACAGGAAGCAGCTGCAGTGCATTGTGGTCATTCAGAAGAACTACCGGGCGTTCTTCTGGCGCCGGAGGTTCCTGCTGCTGCGGCAGGCGGCGCTCACCTTCCAGCGGCTCGTCCGCGGCCGGCGAGCCCGCCGCCTCTGCAgcctgctcctggaggagaggaggagcagggaggaggaggaggagaggaggcgcagCGAGGAgcggagggagatggagag agaAAGACAACGGTTGGAGACTGAGTTACTTGCGAAACAG GCGGAGGCAGCGAGGGCGCTAGAGGAGGCTCGGTGCGAGGAGGCGCTCGGGGTGGAGCCCGGTTCCCCCCTGGTCCCGGGctccgtggaggaggaggaggcgccggcggcggcgccggaCGGGATCCGCCCCCAGGAGGTGTCCAAGGTGGAGGAGATCCTCCGCCTGGAGCGGGAGATCCAGGCCCTGCAGCGGCAGAAGGAGCGACAGGAGCTGTCCCTCACGGAGGCCTCCCTGTGCCGGCTGCACCTCCTCCGGGACCAGGAGCTGCGGCGGCTGGAGGACGACGCCTGCAAGGCCGCCCAGCAGTTCCTCGACTCGCTCAACTTCGACGAGATCGACGAGTGCGTCCGCAACATCGAGAGTTCGCTGGGCTCCGGCGgcgaggcggcggtggcggcggcgccggCCAAGGGGGGCGGCGacgagggggagcaggaggaggaggaggaggaggaggtggacgaggGCTTCGGCGCCGACGACGACAAAGACTCGCCCAACCCCAGCGAGCACGGCCACTCGGACGGCCAGCGCACCAGCGGCATCCGCACCAGCGACGACTCGTCGGAGGAGGACCCGTACGCCAACGACGGcatagccccgccccccggcccgctgcacccgggggggggggccctcccaccgccgccgccgccgccgccgcccatcGCCTGCCACAGCGTGTCCTCCAGCGGGGACTCGGCCTACTGCCACCCCCAGGCCTCGTCGGAGGCCCCGTCGGAGGTGGAGCTGATCCCGCCCGACGAGGACTCGGACTACGACCAGGACGACTACGACCAGGACGCCCTGGGCTCCAGCGCCGGGCGGCCCGGGTCGCACCCCCGCAGCGGGCAGTGGTCGCCGGACTACCAGGGCTCCCTGGGCACCTACAGCAGCTCGGCGGCATACCGCTTCAGCTCCGAGGGGCCGCAGTCTTCG TTGGAGGACAGCGAGGAGGACTTCGACCGCTTCGAGACGGACGAGGAGCTGTCGTACCGCCGTGACTCTGTGTACAGCTGCGTCACGCTACCCTACTTCCACAGCTTCCTCTTCATCAAGG gCGGTCTGATGAACACGTGGCGGCGGCGCTGGTGCGTGCTGAAGGACGAGACCTTCCTGTGGTTCCGGGCCAAGCAGGAGGCCCTGAAGCAGGGCTGGCTCCACAAGAAGGGCGGCGGCTCCTCCACGCTGTCGCGCCGCAACTGGAAGCGCCGCTGGTTCGTGCTGAGGCAGAGCAAGCTCATGTACTTTGAGAACGACGGCGAGGACAAGATGAAGGGCATGCTGGACATGCACGCCGCCAA agaggTGGTAGATAACACGGGTAAGGAAAACGGGCTGGACATCGTGATGGCCGACAGAACGTACCACCTGATCGCAGAGACCGCAGAGGACGCCAG CCAGTGGTTCAGTGTTCTGAGCCAGGTGCAGGGATCCACGGAGCAGGAGATCAGAGAGATGCACGATGAGCAGGCCAACCCCCAGAATGCAGTG gggaCTCTGGATGTGGGGATGATTGATTCAGTTTGTGCATCAGACAACCCAGAGAG gTCCAACTCGTTTGTGATGATCACGGCGAACCGCGTGCTGCAGTGCCAGGCGGACACGCCGGAGGAGATGCACCACTGGATCACCCTGCTGCAGCGCTGCAAGGGCGACACGCGCGTGCACGGCCAGGAGTTCATCATCAGGG GCTGGCTGCAGAAGGAGCTGAAGAACAGCAGCCGCGCGGCTCTGAAGCTGAAGAAGCGCTGGTTCCTGCTGACGCACAACTCCCTGGACTACTACAAGAGCTCGGAGCGCCAGGCACTGAAGCTGGGGACGCTGGTGCTCAACAGCCTCTGCTCCGTGGTGCAGCCCGACGACAAGGTCTTCAAGGAGACCG GCTACTGGAACGTGACGGTGTTCGGGCGGAGGCACTCGTACCGCCTCTACACCAAGCTGCTGACGGAGGCGTCCCGCTGGGCCGGCGCCATCCAGACCGTCATCGACTCCAAGGCGCCCATCGACACGCCCACGCAGCAGCTCATCCACGACATCAAG GAGAACTGTCTGAACTCTGAGGTGGTGGAGCAGATCTACAAGAGGAACCCCATCCTCCGTCACAGCCACCACCCGCTCCACTCGCCCCTGCTGCCCCTGCCCTACGGGGACATCCACCTCAGCT cccTGAGGACCAAGGGCCCCACCACCCTGCAGGACGAGGCGCTGAAGGTGTTCGCCTCGCTGCAGCACCTGGAGGGCGTGGCGGACCCCCTGCCCGTCATCCAGGGGGTCCTGCGGACGGGCCAGGAGCTGCGGCCCCTGAGGGACGAGCTGTACTGCCAGCTGGTGAAGCAGACGGCGCGGCCCTCCCACCCCGGGGGCCCCGGGAACCTGTGCAGCTGGAGGATCCTGGCCTGCATGGCCTGCACCTTCCTGCCCAGCCGCGGCGTGCTCCGCTACCTCAAGTTCCACCTcaagag GACGAAAGAGCTGTCCCCCAACTCGGAGATGGAGCGCTACGCCTCGTTCGCCCTGGACTCCCTGAAGAAGACCCGCACCCGGGAGCACGTCCCGGCGCAGGAGGAGATCCGGGCCATCGTGGCCCGCCAGGAGATGACCACCATGGTGCACTGCCACGGCGGGGGGTCCTGCAAGATCACCATCAACTCCCACACCACCGCCGGCGAG GTGGTGAAGAAGCTGACCTGGGGCCTGGCCATGGAGGGCAGCAGGAACATGTTCGCTCTGTTCGAGCACAACGACAGCGTGGACAAGGCCATCGAGGGCCGCGCCGTGGTGGCCGACGTGCTCGCCAAGTTTGAGAA GCTGTCAGCTGGCCAGGACCCCCAGGCCACCGGCTGGAGGTTCTACTTCAAGCTGTACTGCTTCCTGGACACCGACGGCGTTCCCAGGGACAGCGTGGAGTTCGCCTTCATGTTCGAGCAG gcccATGAGGCTGTGATCCGCGGCCGCTACCCGGCCCCTGAGGAGACGCTCCAGTTCCTGGCGGCCCTGCGGCTGCAGTACCTCCTGGGGGACCACGgctccccggcccccctccccgacATGGCCCAGGTGTTCCCCGTGGCGCGGCTCCGCGCCCGCGTGCAGAACTCGGCCAAGACCTTCGCCCCGGGCGCCGGCTCGGCGTCGGAGCGCTCCTCCTCCGGGAGCGGCGAGAGGAAGCGCTCCAGCTTCCTGGAGGGAACGCTGAGGAGGAGCTTCCGGAGCGGCTCGCTGAGCCGGCagaagctgctggaggaggagaactcGCTGGAGGCGTGGCTGCGCGAGGAGACGGCGGCGGTGCACGCCAGCGTGCTGGACAAGTGGCGGCGGCTGGTGGGGATGAACCAGGAGCAGGCCATGGGGAAGTACATGGCGCTGGTGAAGGAGTGGGCGGGCTACGGCTCCACGCTCTTCAACGTCGAG AGCACTGACGAGGCGTTCCCCAGCGAGCTGTGGCTGGGCGTCAGCCGGCAGGCCGTGTCGCTCTACAAGCGCGGGGAGCCCTGGCCCCTGGAGGTGTTCCCCTACGAGCAGATCCTCTCCTTCGGGGCCCCGCTGCCCAACGCCTACAAGATCGCCGTGGAGGGCCGTGAGCTGCTCTTCGAGACCCCTCTG GTGATGGACATCGCTAAGCTGATGAAGGCCTACATCAGCATGATGGTGATGAAACGCCACAGCAACCCCCAGTCGCTCAGCAGTCACGGCAGCCAGAGCAGCGCCTGGTGA